In one Saccharibacillus brassicae genomic region, the following are encoded:
- a CDS encoding YitT family protein, protein MSTSKGGRKPLVPLHGAKRNALDTTLIVVGAFITAIAFNLFLLPNQIASGGVSGLSIIIKEWFDFEPAFTQWIFNIPLFIAGVIFLGKQYGARTLVGTICLPLFIFLTRDWPISTTNPLLGSLYGGIGVGLGLGLVFRGRGSTGGLSIVAHLLQKFSGLSLSLSVMLVDGTVIVLAGFTLSFENALYALIGLYVTGKVIDAVEMGLGYTKVAYIITDKREELTRVILQDLDRGLTELSARGGYTGESRPMLMVVIGQSETSRLKTLVRSVDPEAFVVISNAQEVLGKGFKIQI, encoded by the coding sequence ATGTCAACGAGCAAAGGCGGCAGAAAGCCGCTGGTCCCGCTTCACGGCGCCAAACGAAACGCCCTCGATACGACGCTGATTGTCGTGGGCGCTTTTATTACGGCGATCGCGTTCAACCTGTTCCTGCTGCCGAATCAGATCGCGTCCGGCGGCGTGTCCGGCCTGTCGATCATTATCAAGGAATGGTTCGATTTCGAGCCTGCTTTTACCCAGTGGATCTTCAATATCCCGTTGTTTATCGCCGGGGTGATTTTTCTGGGCAAACAGTACGGGGCGCGCACGCTCGTCGGTACGATTTGCCTGCCGCTTTTCATCTTCCTCACGCGCGACTGGCCGATCTCGACAACCAATCCGCTGCTCGGTTCGCTGTATGGCGGAATCGGCGTCGGCTTGGGCCTCGGACTCGTGTTCCGCGGGCGCGGCTCGACCGGCGGCCTGTCGATCGTGGCGCATCTGCTGCAAAAGTTCAGCGGACTCAGCCTGTCGCTGAGCGTCATGCTGGTCGACGGCACGGTTATCGTGCTGGCCGGCTTCACGTTGTCGTTCGAAAATGCGCTGTATGCACTGATCGGGCTGTACGTGACGGGCAAAGTGATCGACGCGGTGGAGATGGGCCTCGGGTATACGAAAGTGGCCTACATTATTACGGATAAGCGCGAAGAGCTTACCCGGGTGATTTTGCAGGACCTCGACCGCGGCTTGACCGAACTCAGCGCACGCGGTGGCTATACCGGCGAGTCCAGGCCGATGCTCATGGTCGTAATCGGCCAGAGCGAGACGAGCCGGCTGAAGACGCTGGTGCGCTCGGTCGATCCCGAAGCGTTCGTCGTGATCAGCAACGCGCAGGAAGTGCTGGGCAAAGGATTCAAGATCCAGATCTGA
- the argC gene encoding N-acetyl-gamma-glutamyl-phosphate reductase: MSKDKIKAAIVGATGYGGAELIRLLQAHPHVEVSCVLSSSSSGVPLSASFPHLTNLIELELESIEPANIKAKADVVFLATPAGVSAELTPKLLEQGLKVIDLSGDLRLKDGAVYEKWYKRPPASEDVLAQAVYGLSEIYGESVVGRAAISNPGCFPTATLLGLIPAVKADWIDPATIIIDAKTGVSGAGRGTGLGTHYGEINESVKAYKVNAHQHIPEIEQVLGEAAGAEVVVTFTTHLIPMTRGILSTMYASVNEKRSTQEFIDLYRTFYAGRPFVRIRENGVMPATKEVSGSNYCDIGFSADERTGRVTIVSVIDNMVKGAAGQAIQNLNLMMGWDEAEGLRFVPMYP; encoded by the coding sequence ATGAGCAAAGACAAGATCAAAGCGGCGATCGTAGGCGCGACCGGTTACGGCGGGGCGGAGCTGATCCGTCTGCTCCAGGCGCATCCCCATGTCGAAGTCAGCTGCGTGCTGTCGTCGTCGAGCAGCGGCGTTCCGCTGAGCGCGAGCTTTCCCCATCTGACGAACCTTATCGAACTGGAGCTTGAATCGATCGAGCCGGCGAATATCAAAGCCAAAGCCGATGTCGTCTTCCTGGCCACGCCTGCGGGCGTAAGCGCCGAGCTGACGCCTAAGCTGCTGGAACAAGGACTCAAAGTCATCGATTTGTCGGGCGATCTTCGTCTCAAGGACGGAGCCGTCTACGAGAAATGGTACAAACGTCCTCCGGCATCCGAAGACGTGCTGGCCCAGGCGGTATACGGGCTGAGCGAGATCTACGGTGAGTCCGTCGTCGGGCGTGCGGCGATCTCGAATCCGGGCTGCTTTCCGACGGCGACGCTGCTCGGCCTGATCCCGGCGGTGAAAGCGGACTGGATCGACCCGGCGACGATCATCATCGATGCCAAAACCGGCGTGTCCGGCGCGGGACGCGGAACCGGGCTCGGCACGCATTACGGCGAGATTAACGAAAGCGTGAAAGCCTATAAGGTCAACGCGCATCAACATATTCCGGAAATCGAGCAGGTGCTCGGCGAAGCAGCCGGCGCGGAAGTGGTCGTGACGTTCACGACACACTTGATTCCGATGACCCGCGGCATTCTGAGCACGATGTACGCTTCGGTCAACGAAAAGCGGAGCACGCAGGAATTCATCGATTTGTATCGAACCTTTTATGCAGGGCGTCCGTTCGTGCGCATTCGGGAAAACGGCGTCATGCCGGCAACCAAAGAAGTCTCGGGCTCGAATTACTGCGATATCGGGTTTTCGGCGGACGAACGGACCGGCCGCGTCACGATCGTGTCGGTCATCGACAATATGGTCAAAGGCGCGGCGGGACAGGCGATCCAGAACCTGAATCTCATGATGGGCTGGGACGAAGCGGAAGGTCTCCGTTTCGTTCCGATGTATCCTTGA
- a CDS encoding Rpn family recombination-promoting nuclease/putative transposase, producing the protein MHPDRKRPLHHPYDKAYKSLLSSRSLFAELLQNFVPGEWARQIAGEDLLRVDKSYILSDYKEKESDLVYRACIRGQEFYFYLLLEFQSRVDFEMPHRLLTYMTEIWRDVSLNAPPAEVRRKSYRLPAIVPIVLYNGSSAWTAARSFREMLGGEQHFGEELLNFRYVLLDVKRLDERKLQEMDNLMGLIFLVEQHPGAESFTAQLKKSSRMLQTLSPELFRLFKSWFKLINPKETEQIGHILDEFNDPKGVDSMISNLTKALRDEYYEMRRKGLEEGKVEGMAAGKAEGERAARQEIARNLLAEGMSAEQTMRLSGLTREEIDRLST; encoded by the coding sequence ATGCATCCGGATCGAAAAAGACCGCTGCATCACCCTTACGACAAAGCCTACAAATCGCTGCTGTCCAGCCGTTCCCTGTTCGCCGAACTGCTGCAGAACTTCGTGCCCGGCGAATGGGCGCGGCAAATTGCCGGGGAAGACCTGCTGCGGGTCGACAAGTCGTATATTTTGAGCGATTATAAGGAAAAAGAGTCGGATCTCGTCTACCGAGCCTGTATACGGGGACAGGAGTTTTACTTTTATTTGCTGCTGGAGTTCCAATCCCGGGTCGACTTCGAGATGCCGCACCGGCTGCTGACGTACATGACGGAGATCTGGCGCGACGTCAGCCTTAACGCTCCGCCCGCCGAGGTGCGCAGAAAAAGTTATCGGCTGCCCGCGATCGTGCCGATCGTTTTATACAATGGAAGTTCCGCATGGACCGCGGCCCGTTCTTTTCGCGAAATGCTGGGCGGCGAGCAGCATTTCGGCGAAGAACTGTTGAATTTTCGTTACGTGCTCCTTGACGTCAAACGGCTTGACGAACGCAAACTGCAGGAGATGGATAACTTGATGGGGCTCATCTTTCTCGTGGAGCAGCATCCGGGTGCCGAATCGTTCACCGCACAGTTGAAGAAGTCGAGCCGCATGCTGCAAACACTCAGTCCCGAACTTTTCCGGCTGTTCAAATCGTGGTTCAAACTGATCAATCCGAAGGAAACCGAACAGATCGGCCATATTCTCGACGAGTTCAACGATCCCAAAGGAGTGGATAGCATGATTTCGAATCTGACAAAAGCGCTGCGCGACGAGTATTACGAAATGCGGCGTAAAGGCTTGGAAGAAGGCAAGGTTGAAGGTATGGCGGCAGGCAAAGCCGAAGGCGAACGGGCAGCGAGGCAGGAAATCGCCCGCAATCTGCTCGCGGAAGGCATGAGCGCCGAACAGACGATGCGGTTATCCGGCCTGACGCGGGAAGAGATCGACCGGCTGTCGACCTAG
- the argB gene encoding acetylglutamate kinase, with protein MKCGGSTLAALPEAFFADLAQLQADGVRPVIVHGGGPAISDNLEKLGIPTEFVHGLRRTTEEVLDVVEMVLAGTINKLIVRRIQSAGGKALGLSGSDGSLIQAEPVANAAEVGLVGDVVRVEADIVAGVLSMGYMPVIAPLGVDAQGQRYNINADTAAGAVASFVGARRMIVVTDVPGILKTVDGVKAALPSVTFAEIEDMIASGEIYGGMIPKVRAAMKCLHGNVEEVVIVDGSEERVLSRLLSGEAIGTTIRR; from the coding sequence ATGAAATGCGGCGGCAGCACGCTGGCCGCTTTGCCGGAAGCATTCTTTGCCGATCTGGCGCAGCTTCAGGCAGACGGCGTGCGGCCGGTCATCGTGCACGGCGGCGGCCCGGCGATCTCCGACAATCTGGAGAAGCTCGGCATTCCGACGGAGTTCGTGCACGGCCTTCGCCGCACGACCGAAGAAGTGCTCGACGTCGTGGAAATGGTGCTTGCCGGAACGATCAACAAATTGATCGTGCGGCGCATTCAGTCCGCCGGCGGCAAAGCGCTCGGGCTGTCCGGCTCCGACGGCTCGCTGATCCAGGCCGAGCCGGTCGCGAATGCCGCCGAAGTCGGCCTGGTCGGCGACGTCGTGCGCGTGGAAGCGGACATCGTCGCCGGCGTGCTGAGCATGGGCTACATGCCCGTCATCGCTCCACTGGGCGTCGACGCCCAGGGACAGCGCTATAATATCAACGCCGACACGGCGGCCGGCGCGGTCGCTTCCTTCGTCGGCGCGCGGCGCATGATCGTCGTGACCGACGTGCCCGGCATCCTCAAGACGGTCGACGGCGTCAAAGCGGCGCTGCCGTCCGTCACTTTTGCCGAGATCGAAGACATGATCGCAAGCGGCGAGATCTACGGCGGCATGATCCCGAAAGTCCGCGCCGCGATGAAGTGCCTTCACGGCAACGTCGAAGAAGTCGTGATCGTCGACGGCAGCGAAGAGAGAGTGCTGAGCCGGCTTCTGTCCGGCGAAGCGATCGGAACGACGATCCGGCGATAA
- a CDS encoding aspartate aminotransferase family protein, whose translation MTEESALFQTYARNPLALVKGEGSWLWDDQGNKYLDFMSGLAVTNLGHAPKKVGDKLKEQIDTLWHTSNLFVIPKQEEAAKKLAEVAQADAVFFCNSGAESNEAAIKLARRYFQKVKGEERYEIITLGKSFHGRTLATLTATGQDKVKEGFLPLPAGFVTVPPHDITAIEQAINEHTAAVMIEMVQAEGGVYPLDQAYAQQIEQLCRDKGILLIVDEVQTGMGRTGAWFAHHRYGIKPDIFTVAKGIASGFPAGAMIGRAYLKEAFTAGSHATTFGGTPLASSAIIATIETMQEDRLPERAAAIGDLLMNKLRERLHGNPFVKEVRGLGLLIGIECAEPVSELVMAGQRRGLLFVSAGPNVIRLLPNLYVTEEQVMQAVEIVASVIEEKVPTPSA comes from the coding sequence ATGACCGAAGAAAGCGCATTGTTTCAAACGTACGCCCGCAACCCGCTCGCCCTCGTCAAAGGCGAAGGCAGCTGGCTGTGGGACGACCAGGGCAACAAGTATCTCGACTTCATGAGCGGCCTCGCCGTCACCAATCTCGGCCACGCGCCGAAAAAGGTCGGAGACAAGCTCAAGGAGCAGATCGATACGCTGTGGCATACGTCGAATCTGTTCGTCATTCCGAAGCAGGAAGAAGCCGCGAAGAAGCTTGCCGAAGTCGCGCAGGCCGACGCCGTCTTTTTCTGCAACAGCGGCGCCGAATCGAACGAAGCCGCGATCAAGCTTGCGCGCCGTTATTTCCAGAAGGTGAAGGGCGAGGAACGCTACGAGATCATCACGCTCGGCAAATCGTTCCACGGCCGCACGCTGGCTACGCTGACCGCGACCGGCCAGGACAAAGTCAAAGAAGGCTTCCTGCCGCTGCCAGCCGGCTTCGTCACCGTGCCTCCGCATGACATTACGGCGATCGAGCAGGCGATCAACGAGCATACGGCCGCCGTCATGATCGAAATGGTGCAGGCCGAAGGCGGCGTCTATCCGCTGGATCAGGCGTACGCGCAGCAGATCGAACAGCTGTGCCGCGACAAAGGCATCCTGCTGATCGTCGACGAAGTGCAGACCGGCATGGGCCGGACCGGCGCCTGGTTCGCGCATCATCGCTACGGCATCAAGCCGGATATTTTCACCGTCGCCAAAGGCATCGCTTCAGGCTTCCCGGCCGGCGCCATGATCGGGCGCGCCTATCTCAAAGAAGCGTTCACCGCGGGCAGTCACGCGACGACGTTCGGCGGTACGCCGCTGGCTTCGTCCGCGATCATCGCGACGATCGAGACGATGCAGGAAGACCGCCTGCCGGAGCGGGCCGCGGCAATCGGCGATCTGCTGATGAACAAGCTGCGCGAGCGTCTGCACGGCAATCCTTTCGTCAAGGAAGTACGCGGACTGGGTCTGCTGATCGGTATCGAATGCGCGGAGCCCGTCAGCGAACTGGTCATGGCCGGACAGCGCCGCGGCCTGCTGTTCGTGTCGGCCGGCCCGAACGTGATCCGCCTGCTGCCGAACCTGTACGTGACCGAAGAACAAGTCATGCAGGCGGTCGAGATCGTCGCTTCGGTGATCGAGGAGAAAGTACCGACGCCGAGCGCGTAG
- the secA gene encoding preprotein translocase subunit SecA, translating into MLGLVKKIFGDMNERDVKKFMRTVEIINKMEPDFEKLTDDELKHKTVEFRERLAKGESVDSLLPEAFATTREASKRTLGKRHYDVQLVGGIALHNGRIAEMKTGEGKTLVGTLPVYLNALVGKGVHVVTVNDYLAQRDSEEMAQVYNFLGMTVGLNLSGMEHSQKQEAYGCDITYGTNNEYGFDYLRDNMVLYKEQMVQRPLYFCIIDEVDSILIDEARTPLIISGQAQKSTELYFLADRFVKRLQVEEDYTVDIKIKSVSLSDKGAAKAERDFGIDNLYDQKHVMLNHHIVQALKANVIMRRDVDYVVVEDEVVIVDDFTGRLMAGRRYSDGLHQAIEAKEGITVQNESMTLATITFQNYFRMYRKLAGMTGTAKTEEEEFKKVYGLEVLQVPTNRPNQRQDSPDVVYKSVASKFRAVVTEIEERHAKNQPILVGTVSIENSEVLSEMLKKKGIRHQVLNAKYHAEEAEIISSAGQPGAVTIATNMAGRGTDIMLGEGVQAVGGLHIIGTERHESRRIDNQLRGRAGRQGDPGSTQFYLSLGDELMKRFGADNVLNMMERLGFEEDQPIESRMITRAVESAQKRVEGNNFDTRKIVLQYDDVMNQQRGVIYKQRMELLEADNVKQIVLDMIRGTIERIVEAHTGDDIPENWELEQVAEYINAKLLEEGEITRDELWGKESSEITEYLYDKVEQRYNEREASLGEAMVREFEKVIALRAVDRKWMDHIDAMDQLRQGIHLRAYGGTDPLREYQFEGYEMFNQMIAGIQEEVATYIMKARVESNQQREAVIDEKKISTNSPTPEKKASRKDRRAQR; encoded by the coding sequence ATGTTAGGACTTGTCAAAAAAATCTTCGGGGATATGAACGAACGGGACGTCAAGAAGTTCATGCGCACCGTGGAGATCATCAATAAAATGGAACCCGATTTCGAGAAGCTTACCGATGACGAATTGAAGCATAAGACGGTCGAGTTCCGTGAGCGCCTGGCCAAGGGCGAATCGGTTGACAGCCTGCTGCCGGAAGCTTTCGCAACGACGCGTGAAGCGTCCAAGCGTACGCTCGGCAAGCGCCATTACGACGTGCAGTTGGTCGGCGGCATCGCCCTGCATAACGGCCGGATCGCGGAAATGAAAACAGGGGAAGGCAAGACGCTCGTCGGCACCCTCCCGGTCTATCTGAATGCTCTCGTCGGCAAAGGCGTGCACGTCGTTACCGTCAACGATTATCTCGCCCAGCGCGATAGCGAGGAAATGGCTCAAGTCTACAATTTCCTTGGCATGACCGTAGGTCTCAACCTGAGCGGCATGGAGCACTCGCAGAAGCAGGAAGCTTACGGCTGCGACATCACGTACGGCACGAACAACGAGTACGGGTTCGACTACCTGCGCGACAACATGGTGCTGTACAAAGAGCAAATGGTACAGCGCCCGCTGTATTTCTGCATCATCGACGAAGTGGATTCCATCCTGATCGACGAAGCGCGTACGCCGCTGATCATCTCCGGCCAGGCGCAAAAATCAACCGAGCTGTATTTCCTTGCGGACCGTTTCGTGAAGCGTCTGCAGGTGGAAGAGGATTACACCGTCGACATCAAGATCAAATCGGTCTCGCTGTCGGATAAAGGCGCGGCCAAAGCCGAGCGCGACTTCGGCATCGACAATCTGTACGACCAAAAGCACGTCATGCTGAACCATCATATCGTGCAGGCGCTCAAAGCGAACGTAATCATGCGCCGCGATGTCGACTACGTCGTCGTCGAAGACGAAGTTGTCATCGTCGACGACTTTACGGGCCGCCTGATGGCCGGCCGCCGTTACAGCGACGGCCTGCACCAGGCGATTGAAGCGAAGGAAGGCATCACGGTTCAGAACGAGAGCATGACGCTCGCGACGATCACGTTCCAGAACTACTTCCGGATGTACCGCAAGCTGGCCGGCATGACCGGTACGGCAAAAACGGAAGAAGAAGAATTCAAAAAGGTATACGGCCTCGAAGTGCTGCAGGTGCCGACGAACCGGCCGAACCAGCGTCAGGATTCGCCGGACGTCGTCTACAAAAGCGTCGCCAGCAAATTCCGTGCGGTCGTAACCGAGATCGAAGAACGCCATGCCAAAAACCAACCGATCCTGGTCGGTACGGTCTCGATCGAGAACTCCGAAGTGCTGTCGGAAATGCTGAAGAAAAAAGGCATTCGTCACCAGGTACTGAACGCGAAGTACCACGCCGAAGAAGCCGAAATTATCTCCAGCGCCGGTCAACCGGGCGCGGTTACAATCGCGACCAACATGGCGGGACGCGGTACCGACATCATGCTGGGCGAAGGCGTGCAAGCTGTAGGCGGCCTGCACATCATCGGTACGGAGCGCCACGAATCGCGCCGGATCGATAACCAGCTGCGCGGCCGTGCCGGACGTCAGGGCGACCCGGGTTCGACGCAGTTCTACCTGTCGCTCGGCGACGAACTGATGAAGCGTTTCGGCGCGGATAACGTGCTGAACATGATGGAGCGCCTGGGCTTCGAAGAAGACCAGCCGATCGAGAGCCGCATGATCACCCGCGCGGTGGAATCGGCGCAGAAGCGGGTCGAAGGCAACAACTTCGATACGCGCAAAATCGTGCTCCAATACGATGACGTGATGAACCAGCAGCGCGGCGTGATCTACAAGCAGCGTATGGAGCTGCTGGAAGCCGACAACGTCAAGCAGATCGTGCTCGACATGATCCGCGGCACGATCGAGCGGATCGTCGAAGCGCATACGGGCGACGATATCCCGGAAAACTGGGAATTGGAGCAGGTGGCCGAGTATATCAACGCCAAGCTGCTTGAAGAAGGCGAGATTACCCGCGACGAGCTGTGGGGCAAAGAATCTTCGGAGATTACGGAGTACCTGTACGACAAAGTCGAACAGCGCTACAACGAACGCGAAGCTTCCCTCGGCGAAGCGATGGTCCGCGAATTCGAGAAAGTCATCGCGCTGCGCGCGGTCGACCGGAAATGGATGGATCATATCGACGCCATGGATCAGCTCCGTCAAGGTATCCACCTGCGGGCATACGGCGGTACCGATCCGCTGCGCGAATACCAGTTCGAAGGTTACGAAATGTTCAATCAGATGATCGCCGGCATCCAGGAAGAGGTGGCGACGTACATCATGAAAGCACGCGTCGAATCGAACCAGCAGCGCGAAGCCGTGATCGACGAGAAGAAGATCAGCACCAACAGTCCGACGCCGGAAAAGAAAGCTTCCCGCAAAGACCGTCGCGCCCAACGTTAA
- the prfB gene encoding peptide chain release factor 2 (programmed frameshift): MIDPNVRHDLRELTQKLTNLRGSLDLDLKEEMISNFEEKMAAPGFWDDSDKAQALIADMNAVKGSLDQYLKMQQDFDDAVLMAELADDEDDQEMADEVAASVADLMTRMGEFELQLLLSEPYDKLNAILELHPGAGGTESQDWGLQLLRMYTRWAEKRGFKVETLDYLPGEEAGIKSVTLLIKGHNAYGYLKAEKGVHRLVRISPFDSSGRRHTSFVSCDVVPEIDDTIDIDIRTEDLKIDTYRASGAGGQHINTTDSAVRITHLPTGVVVTCQNERSQIKNREQAMTMLRSKLYEREIEEQKRQLAEIRGEQSEIGWGSQIRSYVFHPYSMVKDHRTSHEVGNIGAVMDGDLDGFIDAYLRSQLKIEPSE, from the exons ATGATCGATCCGAATGTCAGACACGATCTGCGCGAGTTGACGCAGAAATTAACCAACCTTAGGGGGTCACTT GACTTAGATCTCAAAGAAGAAATGATCTCCAACTTCGAAGAGAAAATGGCCGCTCCCGGTTTTTGGGACGACAGCGATAAAGCGCAGGCGCTGATTGCGGACATGAACGCGGTCAAAGGCTCGCTTGACCAATATCTGAAAATGCAGCAGGATTTCGACGACGCCGTGCTGATGGCGGAACTCGCCGACGACGAAGACGATCAGGAAATGGCGGATGAAGTGGCGGCAAGCGTAGCCGATCTCATGACGCGCATGGGCGAGTTCGAACTGCAGCTGCTGCTGAGCGAACCTTACGACAAGCTGAACGCCATTCTGGAGCTGCATCCGGGCGCCGGCGGCACCGAGTCGCAGGATTGGGGACTTCAGCTGCTGCGGATGTATACGCGTTGGGCCGAGAAGCGCGGCTTCAAAGTCGAGACGCTCGATTACCTGCCGGGCGAAGAAGCCGGCATCAAAAGCGTGACGCTGCTGATCAAAGGCCATAACGCCTACGGCTATCTCAAAGCGGAAAAAGGCGTGCATCGCCTCGTCCGCATCTCGCCGTTCGATTCATCGGGCCGCCGCCATACGTCGTTCGTATCGTGCGACGTCGTGCCGGAGATCGACGACACGATCGATATCGATATTCGCACGGAAGACCTGAAGATCGACACGTACCGCGCAAGCGGCGCGGGCGGTCAGCATATCAATACGACCGATTCGGCCGTCCGGATTACCCACCTTCCGACCGGCGTGGTCGTGACGTGCCAGAATGAACGCTCGCAGATCAAAAACCGCGAACAGGCCATGACGATGCTCCGTTCCAAGCTGTATGAACGGGAGATCGAAGAACAAAAGCGGCAGTTGGCAGAGATTCGCGGCGAACAGTCGGAGATCGGCTGGGGCAGCCAGATCCGCTCGTACGTGTTCCATCCTTACAGCATGGTCAAAGACCATCGCACGTCGCATGAAGTCGGCAACATCGGCGCGGTCATGGACGGCGATCTGGACGGATTCATCGACGCTTACTTGCGCAGCCAGCTGAAGATCGAACCGTCGGAGTAA
- the argJ gene encoding bifunctional ornithine acetyltransferase/N-acetylglutamate synthase: MAVPSYTVVEGGSIITPKGFRASGLHCGLKKTDRNDIGAIVCEVPASAAAVYTTNLFQAAPLQTTRDSLANGVLRAVIVNSGNANACTGTQGDADASEMRDLAAKSFGVNPEDVAVASTGVIGENLKMDCVRSGIARLADVLAGDADAGEQFSQAILTTDLVKKELCVSLPIDGQTVTIAGAAKGSGMIHPNMATMLAFMTTDAKIGSEALHKLLRRTTENTFNMITVDGDTSTNDMLVVMASGLSGQKQELDEAHPDWAAFAEAFVRVCEHLAKAIARDGEGATKLVEVTVSGAESEESARAVAKTVIGSSLVKTAVYGADANWGRIIAAVGRAGVPVHPHTVDIKLGDIVVLTSSQPVAFDEELALEYLKGDTVTISVELNMGEAQATAWGCDLTYDYVRINAAYRT, from the coding sequence ATGGCAGTTCCTTCTTATACCGTCGTCGAAGGCGGATCAATCATTACGCCGAAGGGATTCCGGGCATCCGGTCTTCACTGCGGTTTGAAAAAAACGGACAGAAACGATATCGGCGCCATCGTGTGCGAGGTTCCCGCTTCGGCGGCGGCCGTCTATACGACGAACCTGTTCCAGGCGGCTCCGCTGCAGACGACCCGCGACAGCCTGGCGAACGGCGTGCTGCGCGCGGTCATTGTGAACAGCGGCAACGCCAATGCGTGCACGGGGACCCAGGGCGACGCGGACGCGTCCGAAATGCGCGATCTGGCAGCTAAAAGTTTCGGCGTGAACCCGGAAGACGTGGCGGTCGCTTCGACCGGCGTCATCGGAGAGAATCTGAAGATGGACTGCGTGCGAAGCGGCATCGCCCGCCTGGCGGACGTGCTGGCAGGCGACGCGGATGCCGGAGAACAATTCAGCCAGGCGATTCTGACGACCGATCTGGTCAAAAAAGAGCTGTGCGTCTCGCTGCCGATCGACGGGCAGACCGTGACGATCGCGGGCGCGGCCAAAGGCTCCGGCATGATTCATCCGAACATGGCGACCATGCTGGCCTTTATGACGACGGATGCCAAAATCGGCAGCGAAGCGCTGCACAAGCTGCTGCGGCGCACGACCGAAAACACGTTCAACATGATTACGGTGGACGGCGATACGAGTACCAACGACATGCTGGTCGTTATGGCGAGCGGTCTGTCGGGGCAGAAGCAGGAGCTGGACGAAGCCCATCCGGATTGGGCGGCTTTCGCCGAAGCGTTCGTGCGGGTCTGCGAGCATCTGGCCAAAGCGATTGCCCGCGACGGCGAAGGCGCGACCAAGCTGGTCGAAGTAACCGTAAGCGGCGCGGAGAGCGAAGAGTCCGCACGGGCCGTCGCGAAGACGGTCATCGGCTCCAGCCTCGTCAAAACGGCCGTATACGGCGCGGACGCCAACTGGGGACGCATTATCGCGGCCGTCGGACGCGCGGGCGTGCCCGTTCATCCGCATACGGTCGATATCAAGCTCGGCGATATCGTCGTGCTGACGTCTTCCCAGCCGGTCGCGTTCGACGAAGAGTTGGCGCTGGAATATTTAAAAGGCGATACCGTGACCATCTCGGTCGAGCTGAACATGGGCGAAGCGCAGGCGACTGCCTGGGGCTGCGACCTGACTTACGATTACGTGCGCATCAATGCGGCGTACCGGACATAA
- the argF gene encoding ornithine carbamoyltransferase — MDLTQQAYGAALKGRDLVELTDYTTEEIQYLLDLAIELKRKQKTGETFRPLEGKTLGMIFEKSSTRTRVSFEVGMFQLGGHALFLSKNDIQLGRGEAIPDTAGVLSRYLDGIMIRTFGHENVTELAKYADIPVINALSDLGHPCQVLADLQTIQEHKGSLRGRKLAYIGDGNNMAHSLLLGGAKMGMDVSIASPEGYESDADIVRQAREIANVTGAKISIVRDAREAIENADAVYTDVWASMGFEEEQKVRELAFKDYQVNEELVQHAKSDYLFLHCLPAHRGEEVSAGVIDGKNSVIFDEAENRLHAQKAVMATLMA; from the coding sequence ATGGATCTGACTCAACAGGCGTACGGGGCGGCTCTCAAAGGGCGCGACCTCGTCGAACTGACCGACTATACGACGGAAGAAATCCAGTACCTGCTCGATCTCGCGATCGAACTCAAACGCAAACAGAAAACCGGCGAGACGTTCCGGCCGCTGGAAGGCAAAACGCTGGGCATGATCTTCGAAAAATCGTCCACGCGCACCCGCGTTTCGTTCGAAGTGGGCATGTTCCAGCTCGGCGGACACGCTCTTTTCCTCAGCAAAAACGATATTCAGCTCGGACGCGGCGAAGCGATCCCGGATACGGCCGGCGTTCTGTCCCGCTATCTCGACGGCATCATGATCCGGACGTTCGGCCACGAAAACGTGACGGAGCTCGCCAAATACGCGGATATTCCGGTCATCAACGCGCTGAGCGATCTCGGCCATCCGTGCCAGGTACTGGCGGATTTGCAGACGATCCAGGAGCACAAAGGATCGCTGCGCGGCCGCAAGCTGGCCTACATCGGCGACGGCAACAACATGGCCCATTCGCTGCTGCTCGGCGGCGCGAAGATGGGCATGGACGTCAGCATCGCGAGTCCCGAAGGCTACGAGTCGGATGCCGATATCGTGCGCCAGGCCCGCGAGATCGCGAACGTCACCGGCGCGAAGATCTCGATCGTGCGCGACGCGCGCGAAGCGATCGAAAACGCCGACGCCGTGTACACGGACGTCTGGGCGAGCATGGGCTTCGAGGAAGAACAGAAAGTGCGCGAGCTCGCGTTCAAGGATTATCAGGTGAACGAAGAGCTGGTGCAGCATGCCAAGTCCGATTATCTGTTCCTGCACTGCCTCCCGGCGCATCGCGGCGAAGAAGTGAGCGCGGGCGTGATCGACGGCAAAAACAGCGTTATTTTCGACGAGGCCGAGAACCGGCTGCATGCGCAAAAAGCGGTCATGGCGACGCTGATGGCGTAA